In a genomic window of Micromonospora cremea:
- a CDS encoding alpha/beta hydrolase has protein sequence MGATPQGQVDTVVLVHGLWMTSRSWEGWAQRFAARGLRVLTPSWPGMDRDVERLRDDPAPIAEQSIAGIVKHYDGLIRTLPSPPIIMGHSFGGLITQLLVDRGLGAAAVGVHPAPVKGVLKLPLSTLRSAFSILRSPANRHRAVPFTPEDFHYAFGNTMSREDSDRAWQRYAVPGAGRVLFEGSFANLDPRSPARVDTGRDNRAPLLLIAGEVDHVVPPTVVKSNAALYQKSRALTAYQEFPGRSHFTVGQDGWEEIADYALDWALRAAALPREATIASESPRR, from the coding sequence ATGGGTGCCACGCCGCAGGGTCAGGTCGACACGGTCGTGCTGGTCCACGGGCTCTGGATGACATCGCGCAGCTGGGAGGGGTGGGCGCAGCGGTTCGCCGCCCGGGGTCTGCGGGTGCTCACGCCCTCCTGGCCCGGGATGGACCGGGACGTCGAGCGTCTGCGCGACGACCCCGCCCCGATCGCCGAGCAGAGCATCGCCGGGATCGTCAAGCACTACGACGGACTCATCCGGACCCTACCCAGTCCGCCGATCATCATGGGGCACTCGTTCGGTGGGCTGATCACCCAGCTCCTGGTCGACCGGGGCCTCGGGGCGGCGGCGGTGGGAGTGCACCCCGCGCCGGTGAAGGGGGTGCTCAAGCTGCCGCTGAGCACGTTGCGCTCCGCCTTCTCGATCCTGCGCAGCCCCGCCAACCGGCACCGGGCTGTCCCGTTCACCCCCGAGGACTTCCACTACGCCTTCGGCAACACGATGAGCCGGGAAGACTCCGACCGGGCCTGGCAGCGGTACGCCGTTCCGGGCGCCGGGCGGGTGCTCTTCGAGGGCTCGTTCGCCAACCTGGACCCGCGCTCACCCGCCCGCGTCGACACCGGACGTGACAATCGGGCGCCGCTGCTGCTGATAGCTGGCGAGGTCGACCACGTGGTGCCACCGACGGTTGTCAAATCGAACGCCGCGCTCTACCAGAAGTCCCGGGCGCTCACCGCGTACCAGGAGTTCCCCGGCCGGTCGCACTTCACCGTCGGGCAGGACGGCTGGGAGGAGATCGCCGACTACGCGCTGGACTGGGCGCTGCGCGCGGCGGCACTGCCCCGGGAGGCGACCATCGCCAGCGAGAGTCCGCGCCGCTGA
- a CDS encoding site-2 protease family protein: MRASFRLGRIAGVPVGVNWSVLVIFALIAWGLAANQFPRSYPDRAPLAYTLAGLAAAVVFFVGLLAHEVSHAIVAKRNGLEVGGITLWLFGGVAELRGEPRDPGAELRISGIGPLVSLLLGAFFGVIAALLALAGQGGLLLGVMAWLAGINVLLAIFNVLPAAPLDGGRLLRAAVWKATGDRARASVVAARAGWVLGALLIGLGLWQFLSGVGFGGLWLALIGWFLIGAAGMEERQARTGSALRGIRVGEVMTPQPQTASAEMTVADFVDHYLFAYRHSALPLTEDGRPTGLVTLDRVRGVPADRRPSTTLAEVACRADELVLAQPGEELNDLLPRLSECADGRALVVTDGRLVGIVSPSDISRAVQRGTLRTAPPTQPTQPTPAPPR, encoded by the coding sequence ATGAGGGCGAGCTTCCGGCTTGGCCGGATCGCGGGTGTACCGGTCGGCGTCAACTGGAGTGTTCTGGTCATCTTCGCGCTGATCGCCTGGGGGCTGGCGGCCAACCAGTTCCCCCGGTCCTACCCCGACCGCGCCCCGCTGGCGTACACCCTGGCCGGGCTGGCCGCGGCGGTGGTCTTCTTCGTCGGCCTGCTCGCCCACGAGGTGTCCCACGCGATCGTCGCCAAACGCAACGGGCTGGAGGTCGGGGGCATCACCCTCTGGCTGTTCGGCGGGGTGGCCGAGCTGAGGGGCGAGCCCCGCGACCCGGGCGCGGAGCTGCGGATCTCCGGGATCGGCCCGCTGGTCAGCCTGCTGCTCGGGGCCTTCTTCGGCGTCATCGCCGCGCTGCTCGCGCTGGCCGGGCAGGGTGGCCTGCTGCTCGGGGTGATGGCCTGGCTGGCCGGCATCAACGTGCTGCTGGCCATCTTCAACGTCCTGCCGGCCGCGCCGCTGGACGGCGGGCGGCTGCTGCGCGCGGCCGTGTGGAAGGCGACCGGCGACCGCGCCCGGGCGTCGGTGGTCGCCGCCCGGGCCGGCTGGGTGCTCGGCGCGCTGCTGATCGGTCTCGGGCTGTGGCAGTTCCTGTCCGGGGTGGGATTCGGCGGGCTCTGGCTGGCGCTGATCGGCTGGTTCCTGATCGGGGCCGCCGGAATGGAGGAGCGGCAGGCCCGCACCGGCAGCGCGTTGCGCGGGATCCGGGTCGGCGAGGTGATGACCCCGCAGCCGCAGACCGCCTCGGCGGAGATGACCGTCGCCGACTTCGTCGACCACTACCTGTTCGCGTACCGGCATTCGGCGCTGCCACTCACCGAGGACGGCCGGCCGACCGGCCTGGTCACCCTGGACCGGGTACGGGGCGTACCGGCCGACCGGCGGCCGTCGACCACGCTGGCCGAGGTGGCCTGCCGGGCCGACGAACTGGTCCTCGCCCAACCCGGCGAGGAACTCAACGACCTGCTCCCCCGGCTCAGTGAGTGCGCCGACGGCCGGGCCCTGGTGGTGACCGACGGCCGGCTGGTCGGCATCGTCTCACCCAGCGACATCAGCCGCGCCGTCCAACGGGGCACCCTCCGCACCGCCCCACCCACCCAACCCACCCAACCCACCCCCGCCCCACCCCGGTGA
- a CDS encoding ABC transporter ATP-binding protein yields MTSTHPAVELNGLTKTFGAVTAVDGLSLRVQPGEVVAFLGPNGAGKTTTIDMLLGLARPDAGTVRILGSTPDDAVARGRVAAVLQTGGLLKDLTVGETVQMSAHFYRHTRPAAEVLERAGIADIADRVVGRCSGGQQQRLRFALALLPDPDLMVLDEPTTGMDVEGRRDFWQALRRDARAGRTVIFATHYLDEADAYADRIVLVRQGRVVADGTTAEIKNLAAGRTVRATLPCADQAALAALPGVDAVEVRGDSVLVRTGDSDAIARHLLTRTAARDVEITSRNLEDAFLALTTEHTGA; encoded by the coding sequence ATGACCAGTACGCACCCGGCCGTCGAACTCAACGGCCTCACCAAGACCTTCGGCGCCGTCACCGCGGTCGACGGGCTGAGCCTGCGGGTGCAGCCTGGCGAGGTGGTGGCGTTCCTCGGCCCCAACGGCGCGGGCAAGACCACCACCATCGACATGCTGCTCGGGCTGGCCCGGCCGGACGCGGGCACGGTCCGGATCCTCGGCAGCACCCCGGACGACGCGGTGGCCCGGGGCCGGGTCGCCGCCGTGCTCCAGACCGGCGGGCTGCTCAAGGACCTCACCGTCGGCGAGACCGTCCAGATGAGCGCGCACTTCTACCGGCACACCCGACCGGCGGCCGAGGTGCTGGAGCGGGCCGGCATCGCCGACATCGCCGACCGGGTGGTCGGGCGCTGCTCCGGCGGCCAGCAGCAGCGGCTGCGCTTCGCGCTCGCACTGCTGCCCGACCCGGATCTGATGGTGCTCGATGAGCCGACCACCGGCATGGACGTCGAGGGTCGGCGGGACTTCTGGCAGGCCCTGCGCCGGGACGCGCGCGCCGGGCGGACGGTCATCTTCGCCACCCACTACCTGGATGAGGCGGACGCGTACGCCGACCGGATCGTGCTGGTCCGGCAGGGGCGCGTCGTCGCCGACGGCACCACCGCGGAGATCAAGAACCTGGCCGCCGGCCGTACCGTCCGCGCCACCCTGCCGTGCGCCGACCAGGCCGCCCTCGCCGCGCTGCCCGGCGTGGACGCCGTCGAGGTACGCGGCGACAGCGTGCTGGTGCGCACCGGCGACTCGGACGCGATCGCCCGACACCTGCTCACCCGGACCGCGGCCCGGGACGTGGAGATCACCTCCCGCAACCTCGAGGACGCCTTCCTCGCCCTGACCACCGAGCACACCGGAGCCTGA